One Lepisosteus oculatus isolate fLepOcu1 chromosome 13, fLepOcu1.hap2, whole genome shotgun sequence genomic region harbors:
- the LOC102687911 gene encoding E3 SUMO-protein ligase ZBED1 isoform X1 produces the protein MEIKCSESSPSDLKLVAHPRAKSKVWKYFGFDTDAEGCILHWKKIYCRICMAQIAYSGNTSNLSYHLEKNHPDEFCEFVKSNTEQMREAFATAFSKIKPESSHHFPQDALLMKPSYGYENRKHQDLTLAVVSFICEGMYPVSVVDEPAFKTLLKTADSRYELPSRNYVSTKAIPQKYYLVREALFKELADVVWCAVSTDLWRSETQNRTYISLSSHFLNRCSVNSLVLLTRCLKTFEVPEDNSAENITRALYEAFVEWGINSKVYGATTNCSPDITKACSLLDLPVHMPCFGHTVNKGVEKAFELPKLSTFLRRCRKLVEYFQQSNEAMYMLREKQKLQGLPQCMLISDRVTCWVTTLAMLQRLKEQQFVIASVLVDDSNNHHLMLETTEWSIVDDLVDLLQPFRQAADMMMACKYPTISMVKPLLHMLLNTTLKAKDSDLKEVSMAKEVIAKELSSTYQQTPEIDMFLNVATFIDPRYKKLPFLSPFERSQVENRVIEEAKTVLEKCKEGCAADEPLQFSDEPPVKRQATSSPPPSSHAGNLLAVIFCPSGTDENQEELHAQVMEELSNFKSQKVLGLNEDPLRWWSDRLALFPILPKVLQKYWCVPATSVFPERLFTSSGHVLSGKRNRLAPAHVDQQVFLYENSRNGYEAELAGEDEGEWGIEQDQAIVVGDAFSMQGSFINAKDIGFF, from the coding sequence ATGGAGATTAAATGCTCGGAGAGTTCCCCATCAGACCTCAAACTGGTCGCTCACCCCAGAGCAAAAAGTAAGGTCTGGAAGTACTTTGGCTTTGACACCGATGCTGAAGGATGCATCTTGCACTGGAAGAAAATATATTGTAGAATCTGCATGGCGCAGATTGCGTATTCAGGGAACACCTCCAACCTCTCCTACCACTTGGAAAAGAACCACCCAGATGAGTTTTGTGAATTCGTGAAGAGCAACACGGAACAGATGAGGGAGGCGTTTGCCACGGCCTTTTCCAAGATTAAGCCTGAGTCGTCTCATCATTTTCCGCAGGACGCCTTACTCATGAAGCCCAGCTATGGGTACGAGAACAGAAAACATCAGGACCTGACCTTGGCTGTTGTCAGCTTCATCTGCGAGGGAATGTACCCCGTCTCAGTGGTTGATGAGCCTGCCTTTAAAACCCTTCTGAAAACGGCTGACTCCAGATACGAACTTCCTAGCCGGAACTACGTATCGACAAAGGCCATCCCTCAAAAGTACTATCTAGTGCGGGAAGCTCTGTTTAAAGAACTTGCAGATGTGGTGTGGTGCGCCGTTTCCACCGATCTGTGGAGAAGCGAGACGCAAAACAGGACGTacatttctctctcctctcatttTCTAAACAGGTGTAGTGTTAATAGCCTTGTGCTTTTAACTAGGTGCTTGAAAACCTTCGAAGTGCCAGAAGATAACAGTGCTGAGAATATCACACGTGCCCTGTATGAGGCCTTTGTTGAATGGGGGATCAACTCCAAAGTCTATGGTGCCACTACCAACTGTTCCCCAGATATAACGAAAGCTTGTTCTCTTCTCGATCTGCCGGTGCACATGCCCTGCTTTGGCCACACTGTCAATAAAGGCGTTGAAAAAGCCTTCGAGCTTCCTAAGCTAAGCACCTTTTTAAGGCGCTGTAGAAAGCTGGTGGAGTATTTCCAGCAGTCCAATGAAGCGATGTACAtgctgagagaaaagcagaagcTGCAAGGCCTGCCACAGTGCATGCTGATAAGTGACAGAGTCACCTGCTGGGTAACCACCCTTGCCATGCTTCAGCGTCTTAAAGAGCAGCAGTTTGTCATTGCTTCAGTCCTGGTGGACGACAGCAACAATCACCACTTGATGCTTGAGACGACGGAGTGGAGCATAGTCGATGACCTGGTAGACTTGCTGCAGCCTTTTAGGCAGGCGGCCGACATGATGATGGCCTGCAAGTACCCCACAATCAGTATGGTTAAGCCCCTCCTGCACATGCTCTTAAATACGACCTTGAAAGCCAAAGACAGCGACCTCAAAGAGGTCAGCATGGCCAAGGAGGTCATCGCTAAGGAGCTGTCCTCCACCTACCAGCAGACACCCGAGATCGACATGTTTCTGAACGTGGCGACTTTTATTGACCCCCGCTACAAAAAGCTTCCCTTTCTTTCTCCCTTCGAGCGGTCCCAAGTAGAAAACCGAGTCATCGAAGAAGCTAAAACCGTGTTGGAGAAGTGTAAGGAAGGCTGTGCAGCTGACGAGCCACTGCAGTTCTCCGATGAGCCGCCTGTGAAAAGGCAGGCAACCTCTTCTCCTCCGCCATCCAGCCATGCTGGCAACTTGCTGGCTGTGATTTTCTGCCCCTCGGGGACTGACGAAAACCAGGAGGAGCTGCACGCTCAAGTGATGGAGGAGCTGAGCAATTTCAAATCGCAGAAGGTTTTGGGGCTGAACGAGGACCCTCTCCGCTGGTGGTCCGACCGCTTGGCCCTGTTCCCGATCCTTCCGAAGGTGCTCCAGAAGTACTGGTGTGTCCCGGCCACGAGCGTCTTTCCTGAGAGGCTCTTCACTTCTTCGGGCCACGTGCTGAGTGGGAAGAGAAACCGCCTTGCGCCCGCGCACGTGGACCAGCAGGTCTTCCTGTACGAGAACAGCCGCAACGGCTACGAGGCCGAGCTGGCGGGGGAGGATGAGGGGGAATGGGGCATCGAACAGGACCAAGCGATAGTTGTTGGAGATGCATTCAGCATGCAGGGCTCTTTTATCAATGCAAAAGACATTGGGTTCTTCTGA